The proteins below come from a single Cystobacter ferrugineus genomic window:
- a CDS encoding glycosyltransferase family 1 protein — protein MTFKWNTDGMDRGVSSQELPDLVCLSHLRWNFVFQRPQHLLSRFARERRVFFFEEPLYGSQEPQLHVTHSPEGVWVAVPHLPEGLDEQRLMAMQQLLLDELLTRHAVKHYVSWYYTPMAMGFSRHLEPLTVVYDCMDELSAFRGAPPALLHREAELLMRADVVFTGGQSLYEAKRDRHPNVHAFPSSVDVPHFATARGNVQEPADQASIPHPRLGFFGVVDERMDLELLEAVADARPDWQLVIIGPVVKIDPASLPRRPNLHFLGGKHYKELPTYLAGWDVALLPFARNESTRFISPTKTPEYLAAGKPVVSTSIRDVVRPYGELGLVRIADTPEDFVRACEAALAEEHAAWLPRVDTHLATMSWDNTWSRMKALLDGATQQRHEEATLRVEALREQTT, from the coding sequence ATGACGTTCAAATGGAACACCGATGGGATGGACCGCGGGGTCAGCAGCCAGGAGCTGCCGGACCTGGTGTGCCTGTCGCATCTGCGCTGGAACTTCGTCTTCCAGCGGCCGCAGCATCTGCTCAGCCGCTTCGCGCGTGAGCGCCGGGTGTTCTTCTTCGAGGAGCCCCTCTACGGCAGCCAGGAGCCCCAGCTCCACGTCACCCACTCGCCCGAGGGCGTCTGGGTGGCCGTGCCGCACCTGCCCGAGGGACTCGACGAGCAACGGTTGATGGCCATGCAGCAGTTGCTGCTGGACGAGCTGCTCACACGCCACGCCGTGAAGCATTACGTGAGCTGGTACTACACGCCGATGGCGATGGGGTTCTCGCGCCACCTCGAGCCGCTGACCGTGGTCTACGACTGCATGGACGAGCTGTCCGCCTTCCGGGGCGCCCCCCCCGCGCTGCTGCACCGCGAGGCCGAGCTGCTCATGCGCGCGGACGTGGTCTTCACCGGCGGCCAGAGCCTCTACGAGGCCAAGCGGGACCGGCACCCGAACGTGCACGCCTTCCCGAGCAGCGTGGACGTGCCGCACTTCGCCACCGCGCGCGGAAACGTCCAGGAGCCGGCGGACCAGGCGTCCATTCCCCATCCGCGGCTCGGCTTCTTCGGCGTGGTGGACGAGCGCATGGACCTGGAGTTGCTCGAGGCCGTGGCCGACGCCCGCCCCGACTGGCAGCTCGTCATCATCGGCCCGGTGGTGAAGATCGATCCGGCCAGCCTGCCGCGCCGGCCCAACCTGCACTTCCTCGGCGGCAAGCACTACAAGGAGCTACCCACGTATCTGGCCGGCTGGGACGTGGCGCTGCTGCCCTTCGCGCGCAACGAGTCCACGCGCTTCATCTCGCCCACCAAGACACCCGAATACCTCGCGGCGGGCAAACCGGTGGTGTCCACGTCCATCCGCGACGTGGTGCGCCCCTACGGAGAGCTGGGCCTGGTGCGCATCGCGGACACCCCCGAGGACTTCGTGCGTGCCTGCGAGGCGGCCCTGGCCGAGGAGCACGCCGCGTGGCTGCCCCGGGTGGACACACACCTGGCGACGATGTCCTGGGACAACACCTGGTCCCGGATGAAGGCCCTGCTCGACGGAGCCACGCAGCAGCGGCACGAGGAGGCCACGCTCCGAGTGGAAGCGTTGAGAGAACAGACAACCTGA
- a CDS encoding PQQ-dependent sugar dehydrogenase, translating into MRTFVKTVVLAVLLPGLGPVAHGQQGARPRSDQSGNLAPERAGDSQQSVPRVGPNPQGAPVETAPPNVPGFKPAFPGQTRAPAVQTKTAVQVTEVASGFKNPWAIAFLPDRRMLVTEKPGALYLVTPQGTKSPAVSGLPRVDARGQGGLLDVEVGPDYAQSGLIYWAYYEPREGGNGLTVARAKLVDGAKPRVENVQIIFRMQPTLESTLHAGGRLVFTPDGKLFVTLGERSVLEGRKQARDLKSHFGKIVRINPDGSVPQDNPFVKNAGARPEIWSLGHRNILSAALDGQKRLWIVEMGPRGGDELNRPEVGKDYGWPTIGYGEEYSGKPIHQSTQGPGMEQPVYYWDPVISPSGMTIYSGELFPEWKNNVFIGGLSSQALVRLVMKDDRVVGEERLLTDLHARIREVVQGPEGALYLLTDASNGKLLKLTPR; encoded by the coding sequence ATGCGCACCTTCGTGAAGACCGTCGTCCTGGCCGTCCTGCTGCCTGGCTTGGGGCCGGTGGCCCATGGCCAGCAGGGAGCCCGCCCACGCTCGGACCAGAGCGGGAATCTGGCTCCCGAGCGAGCGGGAGACAGCCAGCAGTCGGTGCCGCGCGTGGGGCCCAACCCCCAGGGCGCCCCGGTCGAGACGGCGCCCCCCAACGTGCCCGGGTTCAAGCCGGCCTTCCCCGGACAGACGCGCGCTCCGGCCGTCCAGACGAAGACGGCCGTCCAGGTCACCGAGGTGGCCTCGGGCTTCAAGAATCCCTGGGCCATCGCCTTCCTGCCCGACCGGCGCATGCTGGTGACGGAGAAGCCCGGCGCCCTCTACCTCGTCACGCCCCAGGGCACGAAGTCCCCCGCCGTCTCGGGTCTGCCGCGCGTGGATGCTCGTGGGCAAGGCGGCCTGCTCGACGTGGAGGTGGGCCCCGACTACGCCCAGAGCGGCCTCATCTACTGGGCCTATTACGAGCCTCGTGAGGGGGGCAACGGTCTGACGGTGGCGCGCGCGAAGCTCGTGGACGGCGCGAAACCGCGTGTGGAGAACGTGCAGATCATCTTCCGCATGCAGCCCACGCTCGAGTCGACCCTGCACGCGGGGGGACGGCTCGTGTTCACCCCCGATGGCAAGCTGTTCGTCACGCTCGGCGAGCGCTCCGTCCTCGAGGGCCGGAAGCAGGCGCGGGACCTCAAGAGCCACTTCGGCAAGATTGTTCGCATCAACCCCGATGGCTCGGTGCCCCAGGACAACCCCTTCGTGAAGAACGCGGGGGCCAGGCCGGAGATCTGGTCCCTGGGGCATCGCAACATCCTGTCGGCGGCGCTCGACGGCCAGAAGCGGCTGTGGATCGTGGAGATGGGACCACGCGGGGGCGATGAGCTCAACCGGCCCGAGGTGGGCAAGGACTACGGCTGGCCCACCATCGGCTATGGCGAGGAGTACTCCGGCAAGCCCATCCACCAGAGCACCCAGGGCCCGGGGATGGAGCAGCCCGTGTACTACTGGGATCCGGTCATCTCGCCGTCGGGGATGACCATCTACTCCGGAGAGCTTTTCCCCGAGTGGAAGAACAACGTCTTCATCGGCGGCCTGTCCAGCCAGGCACTGGTGCGGCTCGTCATGAAGGATGACCGCGTGGTGGGGGAGGAGCGGTTGCTCACCGACTTGCACGCGCGCATTCGCGAGGTGGTGCAAGGACCCGAGGGAGCGCTCTACCTGCTCACTGACGCCTCCAACGGCAAGCTGCTCAAGCTCACGCCGCGCTGA
- a CDS encoding cytochrome P450, translated as MTDTSAAPRPPVPRIPTGPRGLPFIGVVREAQKDILGWFLRTAAEHGPVAQYRFGLGRAYLVSHPDGIKHVLQDNVKNYTKDHFSYAMVRRVVGDGLLTSQGDTWMKQRRLAQPAFHRARISAMADQMVRATVELSEQWAEAQRTGEPRLGAVDMMSLTLRIVGEALLGTDVRADTEAVGHSFTVITEQTVERFRALRFIPPILPTAYDRAFRDATRSLRQVVTRVIAERRAHPEDRGDLLSMFMLARDEETGERMDDTHLQDEVLTMLLAGHETTANALSWTWALLAQNPDEERTLHAELDAVLGGRPPTAEDIPQLVYTRRVLDETLRLYPPAYALSRKVVEDDVICGYQIRGGSSVDLSAYMTHRLPEFWPDPERFDPDRFTPEKVAARPRYAYFPFLGGPRQCIGNNFALMEGTLILATLAQHHRPRLVEGHTPRPEPVITLRPSGHLPVRITPR; from the coding sequence ATGACCGACACGTCCGCGGCTCCACGCCCCCCTGTGCCCCGTATCCCCACCGGCCCTCGGGGCCTGCCCTTCATCGGCGTCGTTCGCGAAGCCCAAAAGGACATCCTGGGCTGGTTCCTGCGGACCGCGGCCGAGCACGGGCCCGTGGCCCAGTACCGCTTCGGCCTCGGGCGCGCCTACCTCGTGAGCCACCCGGACGGCATCAAGCACGTGCTGCAGGACAACGTGAAGAACTACACCAAGGACCACTTCAGCTACGCCATGGTCCGCCGCGTCGTCGGGGATGGGCTGCTCACGAGCCAGGGCGACACGTGGATGAAGCAGCGCAGGCTCGCGCAGCCGGCCTTCCACCGGGCCCGCATCTCCGCCATGGCGGACCAGATGGTGCGCGCCACCGTGGAGCTGTCCGAGCAGTGGGCCGAGGCCCAGCGAACCGGAGAGCCCCGCCTGGGGGCGGTGGACATGATGTCGCTCACCCTGCGCATCGTCGGCGAGGCGCTGCTGGGAACCGACGTGCGCGCGGACACCGAGGCCGTGGGTCACTCCTTCACCGTCATCACCGAACAGACCGTCGAGCGCTTCCGCGCGCTGCGGTTCATCCCCCCCATCCTGCCCACCGCCTATGACCGGGCCTTCCGCGACGCCACCCGCTCCCTGCGGCAGGTGGTGACCCGGGTCATCGCCGAGCGCCGCGCCCACCCGGAGGACCGGGGCGACCTGCTCTCCATGTTCATGCTCGCCCGGGACGAGGAGACCGGCGAGCGAATGGATGACACGCACCTGCAGGACGAGGTGCTCACGATGCTGCTCGCGGGCCATGAGACCACCGCGAACGCGCTCTCGTGGACCTGGGCCCTGCTCGCCCAGAACCCGGACGAGGAGCGCACGCTGCACGCGGAGCTGGATGCCGTGCTCGGCGGCCGCCCACCGACGGCGGAGGACATCCCCCAGCTCGTGTACACGCGCCGGGTGCTGGACGAGACGCTGCGCCTCTACCCACCCGCCTACGCCCTGAGCCGCAAGGTGGTGGAGGACGACGTCATCTGCGGCTACCAGATTCGCGGCGGGTCATCGGTCGACCTGAGCGCGTACATGACGCACCGCCTGCCGGAGTTCTGGCCGGACCCCGAGCGCTTCGATCCGGACCGCTTCACGCCCGAGAAGGTCGCCGCGCGGCCGCGGTATGCCTACTTCCCCTTCCTCGGAGGCCCGCGGCAGTGCATCGGCAACAACTTCGCGCTGATGGAGGGGACGTTGATCCTGGCGACGCTCGCGCAGCACCACCGGCCGAGGCTGGTGGAGGGCCACACGCCGAGGCCCGAGCCCGTCATCACCCTGCGGCCCTCCGGCCATCTCCCCGTGCGCATCACCCCGCGCTGA
- a CDS encoding EamA family transporter, with the protein MHEAPAGRSGWTLPPIPAVLLAVVSVQGGAALAKGLFPVLGAAGTAGLRIVLATLILLVVFRPPFTRFTRAQWLAAIPYGLVLGTMNLSFYLALTRIPLGLGVTLEFIGPLVLAVAGSRRALDFLWVVLAAFGIVLITPWSARPGALDLVGVLLALFAGACWAAYIVLGGRLSRVLPGGAGVAVGMVFSSLAILPFALASGAVAKLSPTLFAAGLGVALLSGALPYTLELMALRVLPSRTFGILMSLEPAVATLMGLVFLHEHLSPVQWLAVLLVSAASAGATLTARRAPPPPVEA; encoded by the coding sequence ATGCACGAGGCACCTGCTGGCCGTTCTGGTTGGACCCTGCCCCCGATTCCGGCGGTGTTGCTCGCCGTCGTGAGTGTCCAGGGGGGCGCGGCGCTCGCGAAGGGGTTGTTTCCGGTGCTCGGCGCGGCGGGGACCGCGGGGCTGCGCATCGTGTTGGCCACGCTCATTCTGCTCGTGGTCTTCCGTCCCCCCTTCACGCGCTTCACCCGGGCTCAGTGGCTCGCGGCCATTCCGTACGGCCTGGTGCTCGGCACGATGAACCTCAGCTTCTATCTGGCCCTGACCCGCATCCCTCTCGGGCTGGGCGTCACGCTGGAGTTCATCGGTCCGCTCGTGCTCGCGGTCGCTGGGTCGCGGCGGGCCCTGGACTTCCTGTGGGTGGTGCTCGCCGCGTTCGGCATCGTCCTCATCACGCCCTGGAGCGCCAGGCCGGGAGCGCTCGATCTGGTGGGCGTGCTGCTCGCGCTCTTCGCGGGGGCGTGTTGGGCGGCGTACATCGTGCTGGGCGGGCGGCTGTCCCGGGTGCTGCCCGGGGGGGCGGGGGTCGCGGTGGGAATGGTGTTCTCGAGCCTCGCGATCCTGCCCTTCGCCCTCGCGTCCGGCGCGGTGGCGAAGTTGAGTCCAACGCTGTTCGCGGCGGGCCTGGGGGTGGCGCTGTTGTCGGGCGCGCTGCCCTACACGTTGGAGTTGATGGCGTTGCGTGTCCTGCCGAGCCGCACCTTCGGCATCCTGATGAGCCTGGAGCCCGCGGTGGCGACCCTCATGGGGCTCGTGTTCCTGCACGAGCACCTCTCCCCGGTGCAGTGGCTCGCGGTGCTCCTGGTGAGCGCCGCCTCCGCGGGGGCCACGCTCACGGCGCGCCGCGCTCCTCCGCCGCCCGTCGAGGCTTGA
- a CDS encoding family 1 glycosylhydrolase produces the protein MSATSARPAGLPEIWGGIEGTVNRVGDRYFDQMRRSGHWERIEDLDLIAALGIQALRYPVLWEHIAPNGPHRADWTWPDARLARLRQLGVRPIVGLVHHGSGPRHTSLVDPAFPLELARYARAVAERYPWVEDYTPVNEPLTTGRFSGLYGHWYPHGKDYPTFARTMMVQCRAIVEAMRAIREVNPRARLIQTEDMGRTYSTPHLAYQAEFENHQRWLSLDLLCGRVDRQHPLWSHLLSWGCSEAELGWFLDNPMPPDVVGMNYYITSDRLLDERMEHYPKWSHGGNDRDTYADVHVAGVWKDAISGHRDVLAWAWERYKLPVAFTEVHLGCTREDQLRWLGEAWDAVCSLRAEGVDVRALTVWSLLGAYDWNTLVTADRGFYEPGVFDMRSSRPRPTALAWMTHALARRGHYEHPVLASPGWWRRDERPEPHFAANLHGDSPAPYATYVPPRRAGAEQPRPVLISGATGTLGRAFARLCTSRGIAFRLLSRQEMDIASPQSVERALEHYRPWVVINAAGYVRVDDAEVDTERCFRENALGPEILAAACRARDVRLVTFSSDLVFGGERRSAYLESNKVQPLNQYGRSKAEAERRVLERMPDALVVRTGAFFGPWDTYNFVTLALGTLARGERFAAADDVVVSPTYVPDLVHTCLDLLLDEASGVWHLTNAGEVTWAEFAAQAARVAGLNPSRVEARPLESFGWVAPRPRYSALASERAQLMPPLTQALERYLVDDEIKPARRPAGGGRAACAVCGGTNDESHGDGRCRLHRERGDGGVATGG, from the coding sequence GTGAGCGCGACCTCCGCAAGACCCGCGGGCCTCCCCGAGATCTGGGGAGGCATCGAGGGCACGGTCAACCGCGTGGGGGACCGGTACTTCGATCAGATGCGCAGAAGCGGCCACTGGGAGCGCATCGAGGATCTGGACCTCATCGCCGCGTTGGGCATCCAGGCGCTGCGCTACCCGGTGCTGTGGGAGCACATCGCGCCGAACGGCCCCCACCGGGCGGACTGGACGTGGCCGGACGCGCGGCTCGCGCGCCTGAGGCAGTTGGGGGTGCGGCCCATCGTGGGGCTGGTGCACCATGGCAGCGGACCGAGGCACACCAGCCTGGTGGACCCGGCCTTCCCCCTCGAGCTCGCGCGGTACGCACGGGCCGTGGCCGAGCGCTACCCGTGGGTGGAGGACTACACCCCGGTGAACGAGCCGCTGACCACCGGGCGCTTCAGCGGGCTGTACGGCCACTGGTATCCACACGGCAAGGACTACCCCACCTTCGCGCGCACGATGATGGTGCAGTGCCGCGCCATCGTGGAGGCCATGCGCGCCATCCGCGAGGTGAATCCCCGGGCCCGCCTCATCCAGACGGAGGACATGGGGCGCACCTACAGCACGCCGCACCTCGCCTACCAGGCGGAGTTCGAGAACCACCAGCGCTGGCTGAGCCTGGACCTGCTCTGCGGGCGCGTCGATCGCCAGCACCCCCTGTGGTCCCACCTGCTGAGCTGGGGCTGCTCCGAGGCGGAGCTCGGGTGGTTCCTCGACAACCCCATGCCCCCGGACGTGGTGGGCATGAACTACTACATCACCAGCGACCGGCTGCTCGACGAGCGGATGGAGCACTACCCGAAGTGGTCCCACGGCGGGAACGACCGCGACACCTATGCGGACGTGCACGTGGCCGGGGTGTGGAAGGATGCCATCTCCGGCCACCGGGACGTGCTCGCCTGGGCGTGGGAGCGCTACAAGCTGCCCGTGGCCTTCACCGAGGTGCACCTGGGCTGCACCCGAGAGGATCAGCTCCGCTGGCTCGGGGAGGCGTGGGACGCCGTGTGCTCGCTGCGCGCGGAGGGCGTGGACGTGCGCGCCCTCACCGTGTGGAGCCTCCTGGGCGCCTATGACTGGAACACCCTGGTGACGGCCGACCGCGGCTTCTACGAGCCGGGCGTCTTCGACATGCGCTCGTCCCGCCCGCGCCCCACGGCGCTGGCCTGGATGACGCACGCGCTCGCCAGACGCGGGCACTACGAGCACCCGGTGCTCGCCTCGCCCGGCTGGTGGCGGCGCGACGAGCGGCCCGAGCCCCACTTCGCCGCGAACCTCCACGGGGACAGCCCGGCGCCCTACGCCACGTACGTGCCCCCCCGGCGTGCGGGTGCCGAGCAGCCCCGGCCCGTGCTCATCTCGGGGGCGACGGGAACGCTGGGGCGGGCCTTCGCCCGGCTGTGCACGAGCCGGGGCATCGCCTTCCGTCTGCTCTCGCGCCAGGAGATGGACATCGCCTCACCGCAATCGGTGGAGCGCGCGCTCGAGCACTATCGGCCCTGGGTTGTCATCAACGCCGCGGGCTACGTGCGCGTGGATGACGCCGAGGTGGACACCGAGCGGTGCTTCCGGGAGAACGCGCTCGGCCCGGAGATCCTCGCCGCCGCCTGCCGTGCGCGCGACGTGCGGCTGGTCACCTTCTCCTCGGACCTCGTCTTCGGCGGAGAGCGGCGCTCGGCCTACCTGGAGAGCAACAAGGTCCAACCGCTCAACCAGTACGGACGCAGCAAGGCGGAAGCCGAGCGCCGGGTGCTGGAGCGGATGCCCGACGCGCTGGTGGTGCGCACGGGGGCCTTCTTCGGCCCCTGGGACACCTACAACTTCGTCACCCTCGCGCTCGGGACGCTCGCGCGTGGAGAGCGGTTCGCGGCGGCGGATGACGTGGTCGTCTCGCCCACGTACGTGCCGGACCTCGTACACACCTGCCTGGATCTGCTGCTCGACGAGGCCAGCGGCGTCTGGCACCTCACGAACGCGGGCGAGGTGACGTGGGCGGAGTTCGCCGCCCAGGCGGCCCGCGTGGCCGGGCTGAACCCGAGCCGGGTGGAGGCGCGTCCCCTGGAATCCTTCGGGTGGGTGGCGCCCCGGCCGCGCTACAGTGCCCTGGCGAGCGAGCGTGCCCAGCTCATGCCCCCCCTCACCCAGGCCCTGGAGCGCTACCTCGTTGACGACGAAATCAAGCCCGCGCGAAGACCGGCCGGAGGGGGCCGGGCGGCCTGCGCGGTCTGCGGAGGGACGAACGATGAAAGTCATGGTGACGGGCGGTGCCGGCTACATCGGGAGCGTGGTGACGGAGGAGTTGCTACGGGGGGGTGA
- the glf gene encoding UDP-galactopyranose mutase encodes MFDYMVVGAGFAGSVMAERLASAHGKKVLIVEKRPHIGGNAYDHYNDDGVLVHKYGPHIFHTNSQDVFDYLSRFTAWRPYQHRVLASVDGQLMPIPINLTTINQYFGLNLTAFQVEEFLKTLAEKRETIRTSEDVIISKVGKELYEKFFRNYTRKQWGLDPSELDSTVIARIPVRSNRDDRYFSDKYQVMPLHGYTRMFERMLDHPNIKVMLNTDYHEVKDIIPYREMIFTGPVDEYFDFCFGKLPYRSLDFRHETHSTARFQEAPVVNFPNEYPYTRCTEFKYLTGQEHPKTSIVYEYPTAEGDPYYPVPRPENAELYRKYEQLAKDTPGVFFVGRLATYKYYNMDQVVAQALTLCTKIMGMRRRELLDMQVEGHA; translated from the coding sequence ATGTTCGACTACATGGTGGTGGGGGCGGGGTTCGCGGGAAGCGTGATGGCCGAGCGGCTCGCGAGTGCCCATGGCAAGAAGGTCCTCATCGTGGAGAAGCGGCCGCACATCGGCGGCAACGCGTACGATCACTACAACGATGACGGGGTGCTCGTGCACAAGTATGGCCCCCACATCTTCCACACCAACTCGCAGGACGTCTTCGACTATCTCAGCCGCTTCACCGCATGGCGGCCCTACCAGCACCGGGTGCTGGCGAGCGTGGATGGGCAGCTCATGCCCATCCCCATCAACCTCACCACCATCAACCAGTACTTCGGGCTCAACCTCACGGCCTTCCAGGTGGAGGAGTTCCTCAAGACGCTCGCGGAGAAGCGCGAGACGATCCGCACCTCCGAGGACGTCATCATCAGCAAGGTGGGCAAGGAGCTGTACGAGAAGTTCTTCCGCAACTACACGCGCAAGCAGTGGGGCCTCGACCCGAGCGAGCTGGACTCCACGGTCATCGCCCGCATCCCGGTGCGCTCCAACCGCGATGACCGCTACTTCAGCGACAAGTACCAGGTCATGCCGCTGCACGGGTACACGCGGATGTTCGAGCGGATGCTCGATCACCCCAACATCAAGGTGATGCTCAACACCGACTACCACGAGGTGAAGGACATCATCCCCTACCGGGAGATGATCTTCACCGGCCCGGTGGACGAGTACTTCGACTTCTGCTTCGGCAAGCTGCCCTACCGCTCGCTCGACTTCCGCCACGAGACGCACAGCACGGCGCGCTTCCAGGAAGCCCCGGTGGTGAACTTCCCCAACGAGTACCCCTACACGCGCTGCACCGAGTTCAAGTACCTCACCGGCCAGGAGCACCCGAAGACGAGCATCGTCTACGAGTACCCCACCGCCGAGGGAGATCCGTACTACCCGGTGCCCCGTCCGGAGAACGCCGAGCTGTACCGCAAGTACGAGCAGCTCGCCAAGGACACGCCCGGGGTGTTCTTCGTGGGCCGGCTGGCCACGTACAAGTACTACAACATGGACCAGGTGGTGGCCCAGGCGCTCACCCTGTGCACGAAGATCATGGGCATGCGCCGCCGGGAGCTGCTCGACATGCAGGTGGAGGGGCACGCGTGA
- a CDS encoding PQQ-dependent sugar dehydrogenase, whose amino-acid sequence MRTLSKTFIIAALLSGCGNPPPDNPGGTPQTTEDAGVTPQNPRDAGSTPQEPTDAGVPPEEPTDAGVPPEEPTDAGVPPEEPTDAGVPPEEPTDAGVPPEEPLPSGPPVPTGPPNVPEFDPAFPGQTRAPEVKSKTAVQVTEIASGFRNPWAIAFLPDQRMLVTEKPGALYLVTPQGTKSPAVSGLPTVDARGQGGLLDVEVGPDYAQSGLIYWTYYEPRQGGNGLAVARAKLVDGAQPRVENVQVIFRMMPTLESTLHAGGRLVFTPDNKLFVTLGERSILEGRVQAQDVKSHFGKVVRINPDGTVPQDNPYLNDPEAKPEIWSVGHRNILSAALDSQKRLWTVEMGPKGGDELNRPEAGKDYGWPTIGYGEEYSGAPIHQSPQAPGMEQPMYYWDPVIAPSGMTIYTGDLFPEWKNNVFIGGLASQALVRLMMRNDLVVGEERLLTERKERIREVVQGPEGALYLLTDATNGKLLKLTPR is encoded by the coding sequence ATGCGAACCTTGTCGAAGACCTTCATCATCGCCGCCCTCCTGTCGGGCTGCGGCAACCCGCCCCCCGACAACCCAGGCGGCACGCCGCAAACCACTGAAGACGCGGGCGTCACGCCGCAGAACCCCCGTGACGCGGGCAGCACTCCGCAGGAGCCCACCGATGCGGGCGTCCCGCCGGAGGAGCCCACCGACGCGGGCGTCCCGCCGGAGGAGCCCACCGACGCGGGCGTCCCGCCGGAGGAGCCCACCGACGCGGGCGTCCCGCCGGAGGAGCCCACCGACGCGGGCGTCCCGCCGGAGGAACCCCTTCCCAGCGGACCCCCGGTACCGACGGGTCCCCCCAACGTGCCCGAGTTCGACCCGGCCTTCCCCGGTCAGACGCGTGCTCCGGAAGTCAAATCGAAGACGGCCGTCCAGGTCACCGAGATTGCCTCGGGCTTCAGGAATCCCTGGGCCATCGCCTTCCTGCCCGACCAGCGCATGCTGGTGACGGAGAAGCCCGGCGCCCTCTACCTCGTCACGCCCCAGGGCACGAAGTCCCCCGCTGTCTCGGGTCTGCCGACCGTGGATGCTCGTGGGCAAGGCGGCCTGCTCGACGTGGAGGTGGGTCCCGACTACGCCCAGAGCGGCCTCATCTACTGGACCTATTATGAGCCTCGCCAGGGCGGCAATGGCCTGGCGGTGGCGCGCGCGAAGCTCGTGGACGGCGCACAGCCGCGCGTGGAGAACGTTCAGGTCATCTTCCGCATGATGCCCACGCTCGAGTCGACCCTGCACGCGGGCGGACGGCTCGTGTTCACCCCCGACAACAAGCTGTTCGTCACGCTCGGTGAGCGCTCCATCCTCGAGGGCCGCGTCCAGGCGCAGGACGTGAAGAGCCACTTCGGCAAGGTGGTCCGCATCAACCCCGACGGCACGGTGCCCCAGGACAACCCGTACCTGAACGACCCGGAGGCCAAGCCGGAGATCTGGTCGGTGGGTCACCGCAACATCCTGTCGGCGGCGCTCGACAGCCAGAAGCGGTTGTGGACCGTGGAGATGGGGCCCAAGGGGGGTGACGAGCTCAACCGTCCCGAGGCGGGCAAGGACTACGGCTGGCCCACCATCGGCTACGGCGAGGAGTACTCCGGCGCTCCCATCCACCAGAGCCCCCAGGCCCCGGGCATGGAGCAGCCCATGTACTACTGGGATCCAGTGATCGCCCCCTCGGGCATGACCATCTACACCGGAGACCTCTTCCCGGAGTGGAAGAACAACGTCTTCATCGGCGGCCTGGCCAGCCAGGCACTGGTGCGGCTCATGATGAGGAATGACCTCGTGGTGGGCGAGGAGCGGTTGCTCACGGAGCGCAAGGAGCGCATCCGCGAGGTGGTGCAGGGACCCGAGGGCGCGCTCTACCTGCTCACCGACGCCACCAACGGCAAGCTGCTCAAGCTCACGCCGCGCTGA
- the galE gene encoding UDP-glucose 4-epimerase GalE, translating to MKVMVTGGAGYIGSVVTEELLRGGDEVVVYDSLYKGHREAVVEGASFVKGDLLDTELLRGTLIQHKVEAVVHMAADSLVGESVKAPAKYYRNNVLGGLSLLDAMREAEVKYLVFSSTAAVYGEPAKQPIEESDPTQPTNPYGETKLAFERALRWYDGAYGLRFVSLRYFNAAGATERCGERHSPETHLIPLVLQAAVGQLPEVTVFGDDYPTPDGTCVRDYIHVVDLAQAHVRALHALAEGHESAIYNLGCGGEGYSVKQVIDCARRVTGRDIPVRKGPRRPGDPAVLIASSARIMRELGWSPTHQKLDAIVESAWRFMQNKR from the coding sequence ATGAAAGTCATGGTGACGGGCGGTGCCGGCTACATCGGGAGCGTGGTGACGGAGGAGTTGCTACGGGGGGGTGACGAGGTCGTCGTCTACGACAGCCTCTACAAGGGCCACCGCGAGGCGGTGGTGGAGGGCGCCAGCTTCGTGAAGGGCGACCTGCTCGACACCGAGCTGCTGCGCGGCACGCTCATCCAGCACAAGGTGGAGGCGGTGGTCCACATGGCGGCCGACTCGCTGGTGGGCGAGTCGGTGAAGGCCCCGGCGAAGTACTACCGCAACAACGTCCTCGGGGGGCTCAGCCTGCTGGACGCCATGCGCGAGGCGGAGGTGAAGTACCTCGTCTTCTCCTCCACCGCCGCGGTCTACGGCGAGCCGGCCAAGCAGCCCATCGAGGAGAGCGATCCCACCCAGCCCACCAACCCCTACGGCGAGACGAAGCTCGCCTTCGAGCGCGCCCTGCGCTGGTACGACGGGGCCTATGGGCTGCGCTTCGTGAGCCTGCGCTACTTCAACGCGGCCGGCGCCACGGAGCGCTGTGGCGAGCGCCACTCACCCGAGACACACCTCATTCCGCTCGTGCTCCAGGCGGCGGTGGGGCAGTTGCCCGAGGTCACCGTCTTCGGTGACGACTACCCCACTCCGGATGGCACCTGCGTGCGCGACTACATCCACGTGGTGGACCTGGCACAGGCACACGTGCGCGCCCTGCACGCGCTGGCGGAGGGGCACGAGAGCGCCATCTACAACCTGGGCTGCGGCGGAGAGGGCTACAGCGTGAAGCAGGTCATCGACTGCGCCCGCCGCGTCACCGGACGAGACATTCCCGTGCGCAAGGGGCCACGGCGGCCCGGGGATCCCGCGGTGCTCATCGCCAGCTCGGCGCGCATCATGCGCGAGCTCGGCTGGAGTCCCACGCACCAGAAGCTCGACGCCATCGTGGAGTCCGCCTGGCGCTTCATGCAGAACAAACGCTGA